One stretch of Tenrec ecaudatus isolate mTenEca1 chromosome 18, mTenEca1.hap1, whole genome shotgun sequence DNA includes these proteins:
- the LOC142431594 gene encoding very-long-chain 3-oxoacyl-CoA reductase-like: MWDPLRALGALTTAWLLLGVVWGVGRLVYVYLLPWACRGDPWIRAQGAWAVVTGATDGIGRAYAHQFAKRGLNIVLISRNMNKLEKEAKEIERLHGTDTRVIQADFTGGLEIYRAIEEGLKDLEIGVLVNNVGMNYSLRLGKLLDRENPAQRLLDTVNCNMMSVVQMTRIVLPQMVSRHRGIIVNVSSITENHPWPLLAVYSATKAFVQRFSAAVGAEYLSEGVTIQTVSPGVVSTNLTKNPETGLLVKDPQDWAEQAVHTLGLSSHVSGCLSHEVQGGGYI, from the exons ATGTGGGACCCACTCCGTGCACTGGGTGCTCTCACCACTGCATGGCTTCTtctgggggtggtgtggggagtgggccgccTGGTCTATGTCTATCTACTGCCCTGGGCTTGTCGGGGCGACCCTTGGATCCGGGCACAGGGAGCCTGGGCAG TGGTGACAGGAGCCACGGATGGCATAGGCCGGGCCTACGCACACCAG TTCGCCAAGAGAGGTCTGAACATCGTCCTCATCAGCAGAAACATGAACAAGCTGGAGAAGGAGGCAAAGGAGATTG AGCGGCTTCATGGCACGGACACGCGTGTCATCCAGGCTGACTTCACCGGGGGCTTGGAGATCTACAGGGCCATTGAGGAAGGGCTGAAGGACCTGGAGATTGGAGTACTGG TGAACAATGTGGGCATGAATTACTCTCTGCGCTTGGGGAAACTGCTGGACCGCGAGAACCCAGCCCAG AGGCTCTTGGATACTGTGAACTGCAACATGATGTCCGTGGTGCAG ATGACCAGAATTGTCCTGCCCCAGATGGTCTCCAG GCACAGAGGGATCATTGTCAATGTCTCTTccataacagaaaaccacccctGGCCATTACTTGCTGTCTACTCAGCCACAAAG GCCTTTGTGCAAAGATTCTCTGCTGCAGTGGGCGCTGAGTACCTCTCTGAAGGGGTCACCATACAG ACCGTGAGCCCAGGTGTGGTTTCCACAAACTTGACTAAGAACCCTGAAACCGGATTACTGGTGAAAGATCCCCAAGACTGGGCTGAGCAGGCGGTGCACACCCTCGGCCTCTCCTCGCACGTCTCTGGGTGTCTCAGTCACGAGGTGCAG ggaggaggttatatttag